Proteins encoded together in one uncultured Desulfobacter sp. window:
- a CDS encoding MBL fold metallo-hydrolase, translating into MNIQQFKYGADNQGYLVYSEKSAIAIDPGAPDEMVDFAGKRGISIEMVTNTHTHADHTQGNDALVKITNARFIDCTTLSHGQVLDLKDASGLEVILTPGHTMDSLCFKGDGFIVTGDTLFNATVGNCFSGDLQAFYNSLKLLMELPGDTLVYAGHDYVRDSLKYAKIIEPNNPNLEVYAAAYNPDHVTSRLSEELQVNPYLRFNTPSMIERLKEKNLPSETQFQRFSSVMEVF; encoded by the coding sequence TTGAATATTCAACAGTTTAAATACGGTGCAGACAATCAGGGTTATTTGGTCTACAGTGAAAAATCGGCCATAGCGATTGATCCTGGAGCCCCGGATGAGATGGTAGACTTTGCCGGAAAAAGGGGGATTTCTATTGAAATGGTCACCAATACCCATACCCATGCCGATCACACCCAGGGAAACGATGCCCTTGTCAAAATCACGAATGCGCGTTTTATCGACTGTACAACATTGTCGCATGGCCAGGTTCTTGACCTGAAAGATGCAAGCGGGCTTGAGGTTATACTGACCCCTGGACATACAATGGATTCGCTTTGTTTCAAAGGAGATGGGTTTATTGTAACCGGCGATACGTTGTTCAATGCTACCGTTGGCAATTGTTTTTCAGGGGATCTCCAAGCCTTTTATAACTCTTTAAAGCTGTTAATGGAACTGCCTGGTGACACACTGGTTTATGCCGGACATGATTATGTTCGTGATTCGCTGAAGTATGCCAAGATTATTGAACCCAATAATCCGAATTTAGAAGTGTACGCGGCTGCATATAACCCGGACCATGTTACTTCCCGCCTATCAGAAGAACTTCAGGTAAACCCCTATCTGCGTTTTAATACGCCCTCCATGATTGAACGGCTTAAAGAAAAGAATTTGCCAAGCGAAACTCAATTCCAAAGATTTTCCTCTGTTATGGAAGTGTTTTAA
- a CDS encoding acidic tetraheme cytochrome c3 TmcA, protein MKIKILMIALIFFACSGISMLFSDQADAGDDIVRMDTSAFDRLRRPAAVFDHDLHNETAQIDDCAVCHHVWENGEIVPDESSEDTPCSDCHGLTEGPNNPMPLANAFHVQCRSCHIKTGKGPLLCAECHQKY, encoded by the coding sequence ATGAAGATAAAAATTCTGATGATCGCATTGATATTTTTTGCGTGCAGCGGGATTTCAATGCTATTCAGTGATCAGGCCGATGCCGGGGACGATATTGTTCGCATGGACACGTCGGCTTTCGACCGGCTGAGACGTCCTGCAGCAGTGTTTGATCATGATTTGCATAATGAAACTGCACAAATAGATGACTGTGCTGTTTGCCATCATGTATGGGAAAACGGGGAGATCGTGCCTGACGAATCCAGTGAGGATACTCCCTGTTCGGACTGCCACGGTCTTACTGAAGGACCGAATAACCCAATGCCTTTAGCCAATGCCTTTCATGTCCAGTGCCGAAGTTGTCACATAAAAACAGGAAAAGGGCCTTTGCTTTGTGCAGAATGTCATCAAAAATATTGA
- a CDS encoding electron transfer complex ferredoxin TmcB, whose product MQDTSLMEAKQQDEKMDPAIEGGLERLTQEKIVKGINQVLHEESGARLKAYVQTCMRCGLCSDACSYFLSNDKDPRFSPAAKVKQTIWEMLDKKGNVSKDFLRRAVRIAHLECNVCRRCSMYCPFGIDIAYMMLLVRRICHKLEITPQYIQDTVNSHSATLNQMWVKEDEWIDTLQWQEEDAREEFENLRIPLDKKGADIMYSVIAPEPKFQAGLIYQAAVMMHAAGINWTMPSCPGWDNSNMAMYTGDNEISGRITRAFYEAAADLNVKRIVMGECGHAFRSIYDVGNRWVSWAMPPFEVVHAIEFYHELLTSGRIKIKEKFKEKVTLHDPCNVSRGRGLHDMARAVVNMTCSDFVEMTPNREHNYCCGAGGGVINCGPPYKNERMVNNRVKAEQLKATGANVLIAPCHNCHSGLEDIVHHYELGMDVKFLGDIIFETMDKKVYVPGE is encoded by the coding sequence ATGCAAGATACCTCACTAATGGAAGCTAAACAGCAGGATGAAAAAATGGATCCAGCCATAGAAGGTGGGCTTGAACGGCTTACCCAGGAGAAAATTGTCAAAGGAATCAACCAGGTGCTCCATGAAGAGTCCGGGGCCAGGTTGAAGGCGTATGTTCAGACCTGTATGCGCTGCGGGCTTTGTTCTGATGCCTGTAGTTATTTTTTGTCTAATGACAAAGATCCACGATTTTCTCCTGCAGCCAAGGTTAAACAGACAATCTGGGAGATGCTTGACAAAAAAGGAAATGTCTCAAAGGATTTTTTGCGTCGGGCCGTACGCATTGCCCATCTGGAATGCAATGTCTGCCGAAGATGTTCCATGTACTGCCCCTTTGGAATTGATATCGCATATATGATGCTGCTGGTCAGGCGCATCTGTCACAAGCTTGAGATTACCCCACAGTATATACAGGATACGGTTAATTCCCATTCAGCTACCTTGAATCAAATGTGGGTCAAGGAGGATGAATGGATCGACACCTTGCAGTGGCAGGAGGAAGATGCCAGGGAAGAATTTGAAAATCTTCGTATCCCCCTGGATAAAAAAGGCGCGGATATCATGTATTCCGTTATTGCGCCGGAACCTAAATTCCAGGCAGGTCTGATTTATCAGGCTGCGGTCATGATGCATGCGGCGGGCATAAACTGGACTATGCCGTCATGCCCGGGCTGGGATAACTCCAACATGGCAATGTATACAGGGGATAATGAAATTTCAGGCAGAATCACCAGAGCCTTTTACGAGGCTGCCGCTGATTTAAATGTCAAACGTATTGTCATGGGCGAGTGCGGTCATGCATTTCGTTCAATCTATGACGTTGGCAACAGATGGGTTTCGTGGGCCATGCCGCCTTTTGAGGTCGTCCATGCCATTGAGTTTTACCATGAGCTGCTTACCTCAGGCAGGATTAAGATAAAAGAAAAATTCAAGGAAAAGGTCACCCTTCATGATCCGTGCAATGTCTCTAGGGGACGTGGTTTGCATGATATGGCAAGAGCGGTAGTGAATATGACCTGTTCGGATTTTGTGGAAATGACACCAAATCGGGAACACAATTACTGCTGTGGTGCCGGTGGCGGGGTGATTAACTGCGGACCGCCTTATAAAAATGAGCGTATGGTAAATAACCGCGTTAAGGCTGAACAGCTCAAAGCAACCGGTGCCAATGTATTAATTGCACCTTGTCATAATTGTCATTCCGGTCTTGAGGACATTGTACACCATTATGAACTGGGCATGGACGTGAAATTTCTAGGAGATATTATTTTTGAAACCATGGATAAAAAGGTCTATGTGCCGGGAGAGTAA
- a CDS encoding TmcC family electron transfer complex membrane anchor subunit, translated as MNAFIDFIMGPMVWISFFIFIGGLGFRVAGFIREVKHKEPYIFSYMTVFHSLRSIGAWLIPFFPVSTRKKPFFYGISYLFHLLLFAVPIFLSAHVVLMQEAFNISWPVFDDHIADVLTVIVIVSLVFFGVRRTMVPDVRFLSSSTDFLLIALVLLPFLTGFFAFHQFFAYRWVMIVHILCGELMLIMIPFSRFSHMMFAPFTRAYTGSEFGSVRHARDW; from the coding sequence ATGAATGCTTTTATAGATTTTATAATGGGCCCCATGGTGTGGATTTCTTTTTTTATTTTTATCGGCGGTCTTGGTTTTAGGGTAGCTGGGTTTATTCGTGAGGTTAAACACAAAGAGCCATATATTTTTTCCTATATGACTGTTTTTCACAGCCTACGTTCCATTGGTGCCTGGCTGATTCCTTTTTTCCCGGTGTCCACCCGGAAAAAACCTTTTTTTTACGGCATATCCTATCTTTTTCATCTGCTTTTGTTTGCAGTGCCAATCTTTTTGTCTGCTCATGTGGTGCTGATGCAAGAGGCCTTTAATATTTCCTGGCCCGTATTCGATGACCACATTGCAGATGTTTTGACTGTTATTGTGATTGTCTCTTTAGTGTTTTTTGGGGTTCGGCGGACTATGGTACCGGATGTAAGGTTTTTATCATCGTCAACAGATTTTTTACTGATCGCCCTGGTGCTGTTGCCTTTTTTAACCGGATTTTTTGCCTTTCATCAATTTTTTGCCTACAGGTGGGTAATGATTGTTCATATTCTGTGTGGAGAGCTCATGCTGATTATGATTCCGTTTTCACGGTTTTCCCATATGATGTTTGCCCCGTTTACCCGGGCCTATACAGGGTCTGAATTTGGTAGTGTCAGGCACGCAAGGGACTGGTAA
- a CDS encoding electron transfer complex subunit TmcD has translation MKDIQSWDWSTPLKEISVQEMESEYNWVEDPCISADGESLANIVNLDEAAFGICVNGKLWEGEYEKAWSLKALPDNRLAACVCQDEQWSLVIDGTPWSSQFDFIWDLQWNCDGSKVSIAFQQDMEYGMAVNDEPWEQTFESMTGMTLSKNGDTAAVVQVTSMAAADVNAFSQGLFSVAKNGVPGNEHFFNIWDINFDNRGENLTWAIRFDRQTYGVVVNGTCWDNRFVAVWKPIFCKDGKNVAVPVKTKGKWFLYQDDRQLWQNGYNNIWHLALNPVTGALCAIVAPKFGKWTVAQDDTPWTLEWDGMVRQMVHSKDGSALVAVFKDKGLWGLAKNDKAFQLSCDKIFSPCLSDDGSLVAVCYEKQGKYYVNVNDQVVAGPYEYMTDPVIGPTEDKILVKGIENGIYKRSVITV, from the coding sequence ATGAAAGACATACAATCATGGGATTGGAGCACCCCGCTCAAAGAGATTTCCGTTCAAGAAATGGAATCCGAATATAACTGGGTGGAAGATCCCTGCATTTCAGCTGATGGGGAGTCATTGGCGAATATTGTCAACCTTGATGAGGCTGCCTTTGGTATATGTGTCAACGGGAAGTTGTGGGAAGGTGAATATGAAAAAGCATGGAGCCTTAAAGCATTACCTGATAACCGGTTGGCAGCTTGTGTCTGTCAGGATGAACAATGGTCCCTGGTCATAGATGGCACGCCTTGGTCAAGCCAGTTCGATTTTATTTGGGATTTACAGTGGAATTGTGACGGTTCAAAGGTCAGTATTGCTTTCCAGCAGGACATGGAATACGGCATGGCTGTGAATGATGAGCCTTGGGAGCAGACCTTTGAAAGTATGACGGGAATGACTTTAAGTAAAAATGGTGACACGGCTGCCGTTGTCCAGGTGACATCCATGGCAGCTGCAGACGTGAACGCTTTTTCTCAGGGTCTTTTTTCTGTCGCCAAAAATGGTGTACCTGGCAATGAACATTTTTTTAACATTTGGGACATTAATTTTGACAACCGTGGCGAAAATCTTACCTGGGCGATTAGATTCGATCGTCAGACCTACGGGGTGGTGGTAAATGGCACATGCTGGGACAATCGTTTTGTCGCCGTATGGAAGCCGATTTTTTGCAAAGATGGTAAGAACGTTGCAGTGCCGGTAAAAACCAAAGGAAAATGGTTTTTGTATCAGGATGACCGACAATTATGGCAAAACGGCTATAACAATATTTGGCATTTGGCTTTAAACCCAGTAACTGGAGCGTTGTGCGCCATTGTAGCCCCTAAATTTGGAAAATGGACCGTTGCTCAGGATGATACGCCGTGGACCCTTGAATGGGACGGCATGGTCAGGCAAATGGTTCACTCAAAGGACGGCTCTGCCTTGGTCGCTGTGTTTAAAGACAAAGGACTATGGGGACTGGCAAAAAACGACAAAGCATTTCAGCTTTCCTGCGATAAAATCTTTTCACCCTGTCTCAGCGATGATGGATCTCTGGTTGCCGTATGCTATGAAAAGCAGGGAAAATATTATGTTAATGTCAATGACCAGGTGGTGGCAGGGCCTTATGAATACATGACAGACCCTGTGATTGGACCAACCGAAGATAAGATTTTGGTCAAAGGTATTGAAAACGGGATATATAAACGCAGCGTCATCACTGTGTAA
- a CDS encoding iron-sulfur cluster assembly scaffold protein, with protein MESQDFWNVHSLTLIEMAYEAGSRERLENPDGYGARTGVCGDSVEFFIMVDQNNCLSSISFDFDGCVYTAACCNSVAHLAKGHTVDNAWNITDEMVKAYLQTLPEDHYHCAELCVGAFYLALTDYQKKQGIEKKL; from the coding sequence ATGGAAAGCCAGGATTTTTGGAACGTACACTCTCTTACGCTCATTGAAATGGCCTATGAAGCAGGCTCCAGAGAGCGGCTTGAAAATCCGGATGGGTATGGGGCCCGGACCGGCGTGTGTGGAGACAGCGTAGAGTTCTTTATCATGGTGGACCAAAATAATTGCTTAAGTTCTATTTCCTTTGACTTTGACGGCTGCGTATATACGGCAGCATGCTGCAATAGCGTGGCGCATCTGGCCAAGGGGCATACTGTTGATAATGCCTGGAATATTACTGACGAAATGGTTAAGGCGTATCTGCAAACCTTGCCTGAAGATCATTATCATTGTGCCGAGCTTTGTGTCGGTGCTTTTTATCTGGCATTGACAGATTACCAGAAAAAACAGGGCATTGAAAAAAAGTTGTAA
- a CDS encoding methylenetetrahydrofolate reductase: MKTESRLEKVLASGQLAVTSEVGPPRGCNVDIIKEKANMIKDYVDGINITDNQTAMVRMSSIAGGIAIKQMGLDPIIQMVSRDRNRLAMQSDILGAYALGCNTMLCLSGDHPQFGDHPMAKPVYDIDSINMIKMVKDMRDEGKFQGGADITEPPKMFIGAAANPFADPFELRVMRLAKKVAAGVDFIQTQCIFNVDKFEEWMKQVVDRGLDEKVAILAGITPMKSLGMAKYMKNKVPGMDIPDAVIDRLAGVDKDKQAEEGIKMAIEQMQRLKECKGVKGFHIMAIEWEEKVPELVKGAGLDPRPEV; the protein is encoded by the coding sequence ATGAAAACTGAAAGCAGACTGGAAAAAGTACTGGCCTCAGGCCAACTGGCCGTAACCTCTGAAGTAGGTCCTCCCAGGGGTTGCAACGTTGATATTATCAAAGAAAAAGCCAACATGATCAAAGATTATGTGGACGGCATCAATATTACGGACAATCAGACCGCTATGGTAAGAATGTCCTCTATTGCCGGCGGCATCGCGATTAAACAGATGGGACTTGACCCCATTATCCAAATGGTATCCCGGGATAGAAACCGTCTTGCCATGCAGTCCGACATTCTTGGTGCCTATGCCCTTGGTTGCAACACCATGCTCTGTCTGTCCGGTGACCATCCCCAGTTCGGCGACCATCCCATGGCAAAACCCGTATATGACATTGACTCCATCAACATGATTAAGATGGTCAAAGATATGCGTGATGAAGGCAAATTCCAGGGTGGCGCAGACATTACTGAACCGCCTAAAATGTTCATTGGTGCGGCAGCCAACCCCTTTGCCGACCCGTTTGAACTGCGGGTTATGCGTCTGGCCAAGAAAGTGGCGGCTGGTGTAGACTTCATCCAGACCCAATGTATCTTTAATGTGGATAAGTTTGAAGAGTGGATGAAGCAGGTGGTTGATCGTGGCCTGGACGAAAAAGTAGCTATCCTTGCCGGTATTACCCCCATGAAATCCCTGGGTATGGCTAAATATATGAAGAACAAAGTACCTGGTATGGATATTCCTGACGCTGTTATTGACCGTCTTGCCGGCGTGGATAAAGACAAACAGGCCGAAGAAGGCATTAAGATGGCCATTGAGCAGATGCAGCGCCTCAAAGAATGCAAAGGTGTAAAAGGCTTCCATATTATGGCCATTGAATGGGAAGAAAAAGTGCCTGAGCTTGTGAAGGGTGCCGGGCTTGATCCTCGCCCTGAAGTTTAA
- a CDS encoding methylenetetrahydrofolate reductase C-terminal domain-containing protein gives MITAEQKPLQEILGYIAPYEKILVVGCNECVTVCAAGGRKEVGLLASAIRLNSAKEGKKIEVLEHTLERQCDPEYVAQLEDLAGQVDAIVSLACGCGIQTVAISYAIPVFPGVNTKFMGASESQGIWAERCMGCGDCMLGVTGGICPVARCSKSLMNGPCGGNSNGKCEISPDVDCAWQLIWNRLCELGIQDRYEELVAAKDWRPAGGGGPRKIIREDLASSKITEDVE, from the coding sequence ATGATCACAGCAGAACAAAAACCCCTGCAGGAAATTCTCGGGTACATTGCGCCCTATGAAAAAATACTTGTGGTCGGCTGCAACGAATGTGTTACCGTTTGTGCAGCAGGCGGCAGAAAAGAAGTAGGACTTCTGGCTTCCGCAATTCGTCTGAACAGCGCCAAAGAAGGTAAAAAGATTGAAGTTTTGGAACATACTCTGGAACGTCAGTGCGATCCCGAATACGTTGCACAGCTTGAAGACCTGGCCGGCCAGGTGGACGCCATTGTGTCTCTGGCCTGTGGTTGCGGGATTCAGACCGTTGCTATCAGTTATGCAATTCCGGTTTTCCCCGGTGTCAATACCAAGTTCATGGGCGCATCCGAAAGCCAGGGTATCTGGGCCGAGCGCTGCATGGGTTGCGGCGACTGCATGCTGGGCGTTACCGGCGGCATCTGTCCTGTTGCACGTTGTTCAAAAAGTCTGATGAACGGTCCTTGCGGCGGAAATTCCAATGGAAAATGTGAGATCAGCCCGGATGTGGATTGTGCATGGCAATTGATCTGGAACCGTCTATGTGAACTGGGTATCCAGGATCGCTATGAAGAACTGGTTGCGGCAAAAGACTGGCGCCCTGCAGGCGGCGGCGGACCCAGAAAAATTATCCGGGAGGATTTGGCATCATCCAAAATTACGGAGGACGTTGAATAA
- a CDS encoding hydrogenase iron-sulfur subunit, whose protein sequence is MSNFEPEIVAFCCHYCGYTAADMAGTRRISYPSNVKIIRVPCTGKVDAIHLMKALEKGADGVYVGGCLEGDCHFKEGNLRADAHVEKVKKTLEDLGWEPERVAMMHFSAGMGENFAKAATEFTEKIKALGPSPASQATSKAV, encoded by the coding sequence ATGAGTAATTTTGAACCGGAAATCGTGGCCTTTTGCTGTCATTACTGTGGATACACTGCAGCAGATATGGCTGGCACCAGACGGATTTCATATCCGTCCAATGTGAAAATTATACGTGTGCCCTGCACCGGCAAAGTGGATGCCATCCACTTGATGAAAGCCCTTGAAAAAGGGGCTGACGGTGTATATGTGGGAGGTTGCCTGGAAGGAGACTGCCATTTTAAAGAAGGTAATCTGCGTGCAGATGCCCATGTGGAAAAGGTCAAAAAAACCCTGGAAGATTTGGGGTGGGAGCCCGAACGTGTGGCAATGATGCATTTTAGTGCAGGCATGGGTGAAAATTTTGCCAAAGCTGCCACAGAGTTTACAGAGAAAATTAAAGCATTAGGGCCAAGCCCGGCCAGTCAGGCAACAAGCAAAGCCGTTTAA
- a CDS encoding FAD-dependent oxidoreductase, which translates to MQKIKQDEKRVLVIGGGVGGIKAALDLSESRKKVLLIDSDYAIGGLMTQLDRTFPTNNCDLCTVSPHLSAMTREKFLEVSTMTELTSLSGEAGNFTATLKTAPRFIDIDKCTACGECLKKFPEAVRFTPGLDPRAPTCMRYPQATPYAYSIDMEKIDDVEALKAVCKAGAIVPDDTEQEVQINAASVIMSVGAEMFDPSVMDNFGSGKFDNVVPGLEYERIMSASGPYQGNLVRKSDQKPPKKVAWIQCVGSRGINKHDVSYCSSVCCMYALKEAMVTKERFGDDIETTIFFMDMRTFGKDYEQYFDRAKKDFGIRLIRCKPHTVIELPDKSLEITYAREELSAMEKEQFDMVVLSTGFRPNQKTIDLAQTLGIELSEHNFAKSGTMDPVTTSKNGVYVCGVFESPKDIPETLVQASAAASIAGTVIESEEPVDEQGSPYPPQRDVEGEDPKIGFFVVDCDGEIGQALDIDKLLENAKTNPDVAVAEAFGLSCSFESMDKIESLIKEQNLNRVVIGSGSPRIQEPMFQDMLRRAGLNPYLLELVNLRDQNAWAHIDAPAKALEKAFQLVQVGISGVRLAKPLAEKVLPTSQSALVVGGGVTGMTSALELADQGTFTYLVEKAPVLGGQALNLSQTIEGDDVTAFVKDLVARASNHDNIKVYTDAVVTDHNGVPGNFSTGIKQVAADAHEQIEHGVTILATGATANRPAVYGLGELDKVMTQLDLDGILENDPEKIKEMEQIVMIQCAGSREEGNPNCSRLCCQAAIKNALRLLHVNPDLDIFVLYRDIRTYGFQEDYYKKARDKGVKFIRFDLEHRPVVREDGGKTIVYAHDFILGQDIEIEADCVALSTGLVANADTTDKLARVFDLPKTEDGFFLEDHVKLKPIDMALRGFFVAGTAHSPKVIRESITQAHAVAGRARTMLATKEITLPATYATVNPIKCAVCLVCVRACPYNVPFINDERHSEIDPAKCRGCGICAAECPAKAIELQAWDDDQIMAKLDGLFEGYN; encoded by the coding sequence ATGCAAAAAATTAAACAAGACGAAAAACGCGTGCTCGTCATTGGCGGTGGCGTTGGCGGCATCAAGGCGGCCCTTGATCTTTCCGAATCCCGGAAAAAGGTCCTGCTCATTGATTCCGACTATGCCATTGGTGGATTAATGACCCAGCTGGACCGCACTTTTCCAACGAACAATTGCGATTTGTGTACAGTTTCTCCCCATCTGTCCGCAATGACCAGGGAAAAGTTTCTTGAGGTCAGCACCATGACAGAGCTAACCAGTCTGTCCGGAGAGGCCGGCAACTTTACGGCCACATTAAAAACCGCTCCCCGATTCATTGACATTGATAAATGTACTGCCTGCGGAGAGTGTTTAAAAAAATTTCCAGAGGCCGTCCGGTTCACCCCGGGGCTTGACCCCAGAGCGCCGACCTGTATGCGGTATCCCCAGGCGACACCCTATGCTTATTCCATTGATATGGAAAAGATAGACGATGTTGAGGCGCTTAAGGCTGTCTGTAAAGCCGGGGCTATTGTACCTGATGACACAGAACAAGAAGTCCAGATCAACGCGGCATCCGTTATCATGAGTGTGGGTGCAGAGATGTTTGATCCAAGCGTTATGGATAATTTCGGCAGCGGAAAATTTGACAATGTGGTTCCCGGCCTTGAATATGAGCGGATTATGTCCGCATCCGGACCCTATCAGGGCAATCTGGTTAGAAAATCAGACCAGAAGCCGCCGAAAAAAGTGGCCTGGATACAATGTGTGGGATCCAGAGGTATTAACAAACACGATGTGTCCTATTGCTCCAGTGTATGCTGCATGTATGCCCTTAAAGAGGCCATGGTAACCAAAGAACGTTTTGGTGATGATATCGAAACCACTATATTCTTTATGGATATGAGGACCTTTGGTAAGGATTACGAGCAGTATTTCGATCGTGCCAAAAAAGATTTCGGTATCCGTTTAATCCGCTGCAAACCCCATACAGTCATTGAACTGCCTGATAAATCACTTGAGATTACCTATGCCAGAGAAGAGCTGTCAGCCATGGAAAAAGAGCAATTTGACATGGTTGTACTCTCTACGGGTTTCAGGCCCAACCAGAAAACCATTGACCTGGCACAGACACTTGGTATTGAGCTTAGTGAGCACAATTTTGCCAAATCCGGGACTATGGATCCGGTGACAACCTCTAAAAACGGTGTGTATGTCTGCGGTGTCTTTGAAAGCCCCAAAGACATTCCCGAAACCCTGGTTCAGGCATCTGCTGCGGCCTCCATCGCAGGCACAGTCATAGAGAGTGAAGAACCTGTTGATGAGCAAGGCAGCCCTTATCCGCCCCAAAGAGATGTCGAAGGCGAAGATCCCAAAATCGGTTTCTTTGTTGTTGATTGTGATGGGGAGATCGGTCAGGCTCTGGATATCGACAAACTCCTGGAGAATGCCAAAACCAATCCCGACGTTGCCGTGGCAGAAGCATTTGGATTGAGCTGCTCCTTTGAATCCATGGATAAGATTGAAAGCCTGATCAAGGAACAAAATCTGAACCGGGTGGTCATTGGTTCGGGTTCCCCAAGGATTCAGGAGCCCATGTTCCAGGATATGCTCAGACGTGCGGGACTCAATCCTTACCTGCTTGAGCTTGTGAATTTAAGAGATCAGAATGCCTGGGCACATATTGATGCGCCGGCCAAAGCCCTTGAAAAAGCTTTTCAGCTGGTTCAAGTGGGTATTTCCGGTGTCAGGCTGGCAAAACCCCTGGCTGAAAAAGTGCTTCCCACAAGTCAGAGTGCACTTGTTGTGGGCGGTGGCGTAACCGGTATGACATCAGCCCTTGAGTTGGCAGACCAGGGTACTTTCACCTATCTTGTGGAAAAGGCCCCGGTACTTGGCGGCCAGGCACTTAACCTGTCTCAAACCATTGAAGGTGACGATGTGACTGCCTTTGTCAAGGACCTTGTGGCCAGAGCCTCGAACCATGACAACATCAAAGTCTACACCGACGCTGTTGTTACAGATCACAACGGCGTGCCGGGCAATTTTTCCACCGGCATTAAGCAGGTTGCCGCTGACGCCCATGAACAGATTGAGCATGGCGTCACCATCCTTGCCACGGGTGCAACTGCCAACCGACCGGCCGTTTACGGCCTGGGCGAACTTGACAAGGTTATGACCCAGCTTGATCTCGACGGCATCCTTGAGAATGATCCGGAAAAAATCAAGGAGATGGAGCAGATTGTAATGATTCAGTGCGCAGGTTCCAGGGAAGAGGGCAATCCCAACTGTTCACGCCTCTGCTGTCAGGCAGCCATTAAAAACGCCCTGCGCCTTTTGCATGTCAATCCTGACCTTGATATTTTTGTTCTTTACAGGGACATCCGTACCTACGGATTCCAGGAAGATTACTATAAAAAGGCCCGGGATAAAGGCGTTAAATTCATCCGTTTTGATTTGGAACATCGCCCCGTTGTACGGGAAGACGGAGGCAAAACCATTGTGTATGCCCATGATTTTATTCTGGGCCAGGACATTGAGATTGAGGCCGATTGCGTCGCCCTGAGTACCGGCTTGGTTGCAAATGCAGATACCACAGACAAGCTTGCACGTGTGTTTGATCTGCCCAAAACCGAAGACGGTTTTTTCCTGGAAGACCATGTGAAGCTTAAGCCCATCGACATGGCGCTTCGCGGATTTTTTGTGGCCGGTACGGCACACTCTCCCAAGGTGATTCGCGAAAGTATTACCCAGGCCCATGCCGTTGCCGGCAGAGCCCGGACCATGCTGGCCACTAAAGAGATTACGTTACCGGCAACCTATGCCACGGTTAATCCGATTAAGTGTGCGGTTTGTCTGGTCTGTGTCAGAGCCTGTCCTTATAATGTTCCTTTTATAAATGATGAACGGCACTCAGAAATTGATCCGGCCAAGTGCCGCGGTTGCGGCATCTGTGCTGCCGAGTGTCCGGCCAAGGCAATTGAGTTACAGGCCTGGGACGATGACCAGATAATGGCTAAACTTGATGGTTTATTTGAGGGGTATAACTAA
- a CDS encoding EI24 domain-containing protein: MGFIEGIQYNIRGFAMALRTRSLLLLGLIRFAVVFLLTLVLSGMVLYWHNDIFSMIWQMPESRWLIWLWHIVSWILALILMVFSMLASYLISQIFFCVFIMDYMSRITERMVLGQEISNANTSIFGLFLYLIRQEIPRAVVPVMISVALMIIGLFTPVSLVIIAVSSVVAGMFLAWDNTDLVPARRMVPFKERLKFLKENLSFHIGFGLLFLVPWVNILFLSFAPVGATLYYIDKEKK; the protein is encoded by the coding sequence ATGGGATTCATTGAAGGCATTCAATACAATATCAGGGGCTTTGCTATGGCGTTAAGGACACGATCTCTCTTATTGCTCGGGCTGATAAGATTTGCTGTGGTTTTCTTGTTGACTCTTGTTTTGTCCGGCATGGTGCTTTACTGGCACAATGACATTTTTTCCATGATATGGCAGATGCCCGAATCCCGGTGGTTGATTTGGTTGTGGCATATTGTCTCCTGGATTCTGGCGCTTATACTAATGGTTTTTTCCATGCTGGCCTCCTATTTGATTTCCCAGATTTTTTTCTGTGTTTTTATTATGGATTATATGTCCCGGATCACGGAGCGAATGGTGCTTGGGCAGGAAATTTCCAATGCCAATACTTCCATATTCGGGCTTTTTTTGTATCTGATTCGTCAGGAGATTCCAAGGGCTGTGGTACCTGTAATGATATCGGTTGCTTTGATGATTATCGGGTTGTTTACACCCGTCAGTCTTGTTATTATCGCTGTTTCATCGGTAGTGGCAGGTATGTTTCTGGCCTGGGACAATACCGATCTTGTCCCTGCCAGGCGCATGGTCCCGTTTAAAGAGCGCTTAAAATTTTTGAAAGAAAATTTATCTTTCCACATCGGATTTGGTTTGTTGTTCCTTGTGCCGTGGGTCAATATCCTTTTTCTATCGTTTGCTCCGGTGGGTGCTACCTTATATTATATAGACAAAGAAAAAAAGTGA